The nucleotide window CGGGTGGGAGCTCGATCTCCTCGAACACAATGTCGATCATGGCATCCAGCAACTCATCCTTGCTCGCCACGTAGTGGTAGAGCGACATCGCCCCCGCGCCCAGCGCACCAGCCAGCCGGCGCATGCTCAGTCCGTCGACCCCCTCGCTGTCGGCAAGCCGGACCGCCTCGACCACCACCCGCTGCTTGCTGAGCCCCGCGCCTGACGCGACCTGACGTTGTTCCTTCGTGGACACAGGTCTCCTTTCCAAGAAGCTTGACAATAGTACATCGTACGATCACTCTATACCGTACAGCGTACAGCGTACGACGTACGGTGTCGGGCAGCGAGAGTCGCAGTTCGGACGCGAGGAGGCTTCTGTGGGAATCGAACAGCAATCGAAGGCCGGTGCACCTTTGGTGCCGGGGGCGCATCCGGCCGGGGCGGCGATGATGCGGGCCGCCGTCCAGCGCCGCTACGGCCCGCCCTCAGTGCTCGACGTGTCCGAGGCCGGGGTGCCGCTGCCCGGCGGAGGCGATGTGCTCGTCCAGGTGGGCGCAGCCTCGGTACATCCCGGCGACTACTTCGTCCTGACCGGTGAACCATACATGGTGCGCCTGGTCTTCGGGCTCCGTCGGCCGCGCCACGGCATCCCGGGCATGGACCTCGCCGGCGTGGTGGCAGCGGTCGGGAAGGATGTGAGCGATCTTTGTCCCGGCGACAAGGTGTTCGGCTGGAGCACGGCTGGGGCGCTCGCTGAGTACGCCTGCGTCCCGGCGAAGAACCTCGTTCCCATGCCTGCAAACCTGTCGGTGGTGGAGGCGGCTGCGGTACCCACCTCGGCCATGACGGCGTTGCAGGCATTGCGCGACATCGCGCACGTCCAGCCGGGCCAGACCGTGCTGGTCACGGGCGCGTCGGGCGGCGTGGGCTCCTTCGCCGTACAAATCGCCAAGGCGTTTGGCGCCGAGGTGGCGGGGGTGTGCAGCGCCCGCAACGTCGACCTGGTCCGGTCGCTTGGTGCCCACCACGTCATCGACTACACGAGGACCGACTTCACGAGCGCCGATTTGACCCGCACCGGGACGCGCTACGACGTCATCCTCGACAACTTGGAAGCCCAACCCCTGGCGGCTGTGCGCCGAGCGCTGACGCCCACCGGCACTCTCATCCCCAACAGCGGACGCGGCGGCCGTTGGATCGGCCCCCTCGGTCGGATCGTCAAAGCCCGCGTGCTGTCCGGGTTTACCCGTCAGCGCCTGAGGCCTTTCACATCGCTCGGCAAGCGCCAGGACCTGCTCACCCTGGCCGATTTGATCACGACCGGCCAGGTCACGCCCGTCATCGACCGCACCCACCCCCTCGAGGAAGCCGCCGACGCCCTCCGCTATGTCGGGGCCGGCCATACCCGAGGGAAGGTCGTGATCACCGTCTGACGACCGGACCGACGAGAACGACCCACCCCGTGCGTATGCGCGCCCAGACCTGCCGCCACTCCGGCGGACGGACCGCTCCTCCCGAAAGAAAAACCGATGACCATCCGAACGCACACCCCGAAACTGCTCGACAACCCGCCGGTCCCGGTGCAGGCCAAGCTCGCGGCGGCTTGGGGCACCCTTGCCTTCCTCATCCTCTACATCGACTACTTCCACCTCTACCAGCCCGGCGCCATCGACCAAATCCGGGGTGGCGAAATCTTTATACTCGACATCAGCGGGGGATTGATGTCCATCTTCTTCGTGATCATCCTGATCCCGGGCTCGATGATCATGCTCTCCACCACGCTGCCCGCCCGGGTGAACCGCGCCACGAACCTCGTCGTGGCATCGCTGTACACCCCCTTGCTGGTGTTCAACGCGGCTGGGGCGACCTGGGACTACGCCTTCTACTACGCCCTC belongs to Arthrobacter tumbae and includes:
- a CDS encoding NAD(P)-dependent alcohol dehydrogenase, coding for MGIEQQSKAGAPLVPGAHPAGAAMMRAAVQRRYGPPSVLDVSEAGVPLPGGGDVLVQVGAASVHPGDYFVLTGEPYMVRLVFGLRRPRHGIPGMDLAGVVAAVGKDVSDLCPGDKVFGWSTAGALAEYACVPAKNLVPMPANLSVVEAAAVPTSAMTALQALRDIAHVQPGQTVLVTGASGGVGSFAVQIAKAFGAEVAGVCSARNVDLVRSLGAHHVIDYTRTDFTSADLTRTGTRYDVILDNLEAQPLAAVRRALTPTGTLIPNSGRGGRWIGPLGRIVKARVLSGFTRQRLRPFTSLGKRQDLLTLADLITTGQVTPVIDRTHPLEEAADALRYVGAGHTRGKVVITV
- a CDS encoding DUF6326 family protein yields the protein MTIRTHTPKLLDNPPVPVQAKLAAAWGTLAFLILYIDYFHLYQPGAIDQIRGGEIFILDISGGLMSIFFVIILIPGSMIMLSTTLPARVNRATNLVVASLYTPLLVFNAAGATWDYAFYYALTIGIELLIVAFILRSAWTWSRIPAVPSGPTTTDLRQELRQ